In one window of Aquimarina spinulae DNA:
- a CDS encoding TetR/AcrR family transcriptional regulator: MPKVKTSKEEVLKKIIPILRSRGVQNSSMSELSKACGIQKSHFYYYFSNKEDLIREVLATVHSYFNYNLFRIIESNTLTLNEKVLKMKLLLDKLFKASDGGCIMANTALETIHLDPIYKKEIQSFFKDFILGLQQLLEVNHSTEKALLLAEQMVQDIEGGILLTQIYDDPKYINNAMKRTETAILNQ, encoded by the coding sequence ATGCCAAAAGTAAAAACGTCCAAAGAAGAAGTTCTAAAAAAGATAATCCCTATCCTGCGCTCTCGCGGAGTTCAAAACAGTAGCATGAGTGAGCTCTCTAAAGCCTGTGGTATACAGAAGTCTCATTTTTATTATTATTTCAGCAATAAGGAAGATCTAATTAGAGAAGTTCTGGCAACTGTTCACAGTTATTTTAATTACAATCTATTTAGGATTATTGAAAGTAACACTTTAACTCTTAATGAAAAAGTACTAAAAATGAAGCTACTTCTGGACAAATTATTCAAAGCCTCAGATGGTGGGTGCATTATGGCAAATACAGCATTAGAAACCATTCACCTCGACCCCATATATAAAAAAGAAATACAATCATTTTTTAAGGATTTTATTTTAGGACTGCAACAACTGCTTGAAGTGAATCACTCAACAGAAAAAGCATTACTACTGGCAGAACAAATGGTTCAGGATATCGAGGGTGGTATTTTATTAACGCAAATTTACGATGATCCAAAATATATTAACAACGCTATGAAAAGAACAGAAACGGCAATATTAAATCAGTAA
- a CDS encoding PaaI family thioesterase, which translates to MNLTQTEVLEQCAKMCKNTLMETLEISFCEVGKDYLVAKMPVTPKVHQPDGVLHGGAMVALAESVGSAASFIFLNAKDFYIRGIEISANHVKSVKQGYVFAKAEILHQGRTTQLWDIKIKDEEGNLVSIVKLTTIALPKTK; encoded by the coding sequence ATGAATTTGACACAGACAGAAGTGCTGGAACAATGTGCTAAGATGTGTAAAAATACTTTAATGGAAACTTTAGAGATTTCTTTCTGTGAAGTTGGCAAAGATTATTTGGTTGCTAAAATGCCGGTGACTCCCAAGGTGCATCAGCCAGATGGTGTTTTACATGGGGGAGCTATGGTGGCATTAGCAGAGAGTGTGGGCAGTGCTGCATCATTTATTTTTCTTAATGCTAAAGATTTTTATATAAGAGGAATAGAGATTTCTGCAAATCATGTAAAGAGTGTTAAGCAGGGGTATGTGTTTGCGAAAGCAGAAATTTTACATCAAGGCCGTACTACTCAGTTATGGGATATAAAGATAAAGGATGAAGAAGGTAACCTGGTTTCGATAGTTAAGTTGACCACTATTGCGCTTCCTAAAACCAAATAG
- a CDS encoding chorismate-binding protein yields MDIGDVYAKIEEQLDQNLPFVVYRKADSMTLHAVFQENNQMYEVEDYAVSGFVFAPFDSAHKAVIIPSEKSDYCTATILSQTISNEKRTLGKIDNVLLVEPEAQKKHIELVKKGIEAIQSDRFKKVVLSRKEEVSIPDSFNSLHIFKNLIHFYPKAFVYLWYHPKIGTWMGATPETLIRVKSNNFFTMALAGTQPYINTIDVDWGTKELVEQKMVTSFVTSKLSSIINDIQHSKTYTHKAGTLLHLRTDISGVLDNENSRIEKIIEVLHPTPAVCGLPKDEAKSFILTTEGYNRKYYTGFLGELNMNKDGVVKSNLFVNLRCMELSNGKAILYVGGGITKDSDPEKEWEETVKKTETMKRVLL; encoded by the coding sequence ATGGATATAGGAGATGTTTATGCGAAAATTGAAGAACAATTAGATCAAAATCTGCCTTTTGTGGTGTATAGAAAAGCTGATTCTATGACACTACATGCTGTTTTTCAGGAAAATAACCAGATGTATGAAGTAGAGGATTATGCTGTTTCGGGATTTGTTTTTGCTCCTTTTGATAGTGCTCATAAAGCTGTTATTATTCCTTCAGAAAAAAGTGACTATTGCACTGCTACCATTTTATCACAAACCATAAGTAACGAAAAAAGAACTTTAGGAAAAATAGATAACGTTCTTTTGGTAGAACCTGAAGCCCAAAAAAAACACATAGAGCTTGTAAAAAAGGGCATTGAAGCAATACAATCTGATCGTTTTAAAAAAGTAGTATTATCTCGAAAAGAGGAGGTTTCGATACCAGATTCTTTTAATAGTCTACATATATTTAAAAACCTAATTCATTTTTATCCAAAAGCTTTTGTGTACCTATGGTACCATCCAAAAATTGGTACATGGATGGGAGCGACTCCAGAAACCTTGATTCGAGTAAAAAGTAATAATTTTTTTACTATGGCTCTGGCGGGTACCCAGCCATATATAAATACTATAGATGTCGATTGGGGGACTAAAGAATTAGTAGAACAGAAAATGGTTACTTCTTTTGTTACGAGCAAATTATCTTCAATTATTAATGATATACAACACTCTAAAACTTATACACATAAAGCTGGTACACTTTTGCATCTGCGTACCGATATTAGTGGGGTTTTGGATAATGAAAATTCAAGAATTGAAAAAATAATCGAAGTATTACATCCCACTCCAGCGGTTTGTGGACTTCCTAAAGATGAGGCTAAATCTTTTATTCTTACTACAGAAGGATATAATCGTAAGTATTATACTGGTTTTCTGGGAGAACTCAATATGAATAAAGATGGTGTTGTTAAATCAAATTTATTTGTAAACCTTCGTTGTATGGAGTTGAGTAATGGTAAAGCAATTCTTTATGTAGGAGGAGGAATAACAAAAGACTCTGATCCAGAGAAAGAATGGGAGGAAACTGTGAAGAAAACAGAGACAATGAAAAGAGTTTTGTTGTAA